A window from Candidatus Dadabacteria bacterium encodes these proteins:
- the nusA gene encoding transcription termination/antitermination protein NusA, protein MITELTRVIDSVGKDKGIDRERIISAVEEAVLSAAEKLLKSKNQDKELDVYYNPEEGEVELFEYKEVVETVTEPELEISLAEASELDPETELGDMIGVKISPEYTRIAIHNAKQKVLQKLKEAEGKVIYEEFIGRKGTIIGGIVRRIDRRHIIVDLGRVEAVLPPEQQVPREYYKMKERIRAVLLDIRESPRGEPRLILSRAHVSFVTRLFESEVPEIAENIVEIKAISRDPGGRTKIAVASNDSDVDAVGACVGMRGSRVQSIIQELRGEKVDIVPWSEDPARYVCNALSPAVVNKVVIDENSRSMEVIVDDDQLSLAIGRKGQNVRLASQLTEWKIDIKTESRVKQEQQEVLSLLTSLPSVSEVTASLLYNDGFYSLEHIAFCEPDVLMKVGSLSEEEVSTLQKAARVALMEKLEEMPVESEAEAASDGEEVQPSSPSDEEVGDLGKGD, encoded by the coding sequence ATGATTACGGAACTAACAAGGGTTATAGATTCCGTAGGGAAAGACAAGGGCATTGATAGAGAGCGCATAATAAGCGCGGTTGAGGAAGCGGTTCTGTCCGCGGCTGAGAAGCTTCTCAAGTCAAAGAACCAGGACAAGGAACTTGACGTCTACTATAACCCCGAGGAGGGAGAGGTGGAGCTTTTTGAGTACAAGGAGGTCGTGGAGACCGTAACCGAACCCGAGCTTGAGATCTCTCTTGCGGAAGCGTCCGAACTTGATCCCGAAACCGAACTTGGCGACATGATAGGCGTCAAGATAAGTCCCGAATACACGAGAATAGCGATTCACAATGCGAAGCAGAAGGTTCTACAGAAACTCAAGGAGGCCGAGGGCAAGGTTATATACGAGGAGTTTATCGGCAGGAAAGGAACCATAATCGGCGGCATAGTAAGAAGGATCGACAGAAGGCACATAATAGTCGATCTGGGAAGAGTTGAAGCCGTCCTGCCCCCGGAACAGCAGGTCCCAAGAGAATATTACAAGATGAAGGAAAGAATACGGGCCGTGCTTCTTGACATAAGGGAGTCGCCCCGCGGGGAGCCGAGGCTTATACTGTCGAGGGCTCACGTGAGTTTCGTGACGAGGCTCTTTGAATCTGAAGTTCCCGAGATCGCGGAGAATATAGTGGAGATAAAGGCGATCTCCAGGGATCCCGGCGGAAGAACGAAGATAGCCGTGGCGTCAAACGATTCGGATGTGGATGCTGTCGGCGCCTGCGTGGGCATGAGGGGCTCCAGGGTGCAGAGCATCATCCAGGAGCTCAGGGGAGAGAAGGTTGATATAGTTCCCTGGTCAGAAGATCCCGCACGCTACGTCTGCAACGCCCTTTCTCCGGCTGTCGTCAACAAGGTTGTCATTGATGAGAACAGCCGCTCAATGGAGGTTATAGTCGACGATGACCAGCTTTCTCTTGCCATCGGAAGGAAGGGGCAAAACGTAAGGCTCGCGTCGCAGCTTACCGAGTGGAAAATTGATATAAAAACCGAATCCAGGGTCAAACAGGAACAGCAGGAGGTGCTTTCCCTTCTTACGAGTCTGCCGTCTGTGAGCGAGGTTACAGCGAGCCTGCTTTATAATGACGGGTTCTATTCCCTCGAACACATAGCTTTTTGCGAGCCGGATGTGCTCATGAAGGTGGGGAGCCTCAGTGAAGAAGAGGTTTCCACGCTCCAGAAAGCGGCCCGCGTGGCGCTTATGGAAAAGCTTGAGGAAATGCCTGTCGAAAGCGAGGCCGAAGCGGCTTCGGACGGAGAAGAGGTTCAACCATCATCGCCTAGTGACGAAGAGGTAGGAGATTTGGGAAAGGGCGACTAG
- the infB gene encoding translation initiation factor IF-2 translates to MPKVRIHQIAKELGVSSKEVIAQSAKLGMKVTSHQNVVSKIDADKIRKAFVPVIPEDDSQKTVEKQKETVKVFKSETGDFVERRTGSRVIRRRKKVVKPEPEEVKEAAPVAAEAAEAPPDLEIPAPPESVEAEVVEVPSAESEAAPEEALEVAPPPEAGVEVPQEDDIELKPEPSPEPEKIVEETDEREAPKQPKKKARKTKVLKEEIHDEETLEQLKRAFRTKVPSRKEYVIQNKKPKLRQNFDGAGKNRGAYPADGQDARVLPVSPVHTSKRNIKVGETIVVSDLAKLMSVKASEVVKKLMTMGTGATINQSIDSDTAELVADEFGFNVTVERFVEEDLLFDQDESQDTEKMPRPPVVTVMGHVDHGKTTLLDSIRETDVVAGEAGGITQHIGAYAVKIKDSTIAFVDTPGHEAFTSMRARGASITDIVILVVAADDGVMPQTVEAVNHAKAAGVPIIVAINKVDKEGADIEKIRRELSEIGLISEQWGGDTLFAEVSAKKKKGISELLELVLLQADILELKASPDKKANGVVVEAELDKGRGAVSTVIVKEGTLRVGDCVVSGVHSGKIRALTDDKGKTVKSVGPSLPVKIMGLSGVAEAGEKFHVVKDEKTAREITSHRQSKIRSRKVIATPKLSLEDLFNSIENEEAKELSLIIKADTQGSVEALRDSVEKLSTEKCRVKIVHSGAGGINETDVVLASASNAVVIGFNVRPDANALRISEKEGVSLELHSIIYDVVNRIKSAMEGLLEPLQKEVVVAHMDVKELFHVSRVGTIAGCMVSDGKVSRDNSIRVVRDGTIVFDGKVSSLRRFKEDVKEVLSGYECGITIENFNDVKQGDVFELYKLEEIKQEL, encoded by the coding sequence ATGCCTAAAGTCAGAATACATCAGATAGCCAAAGAACTGGGAGTAAGCAGTAAAGAGGTAATAGCCCAGAGTGCGAAACTTGGAATGAAAGTTACGAGTCATCAAAACGTAGTCTCGAAAATAGATGCCGATAAAATAAGAAAGGCATTTGTTCCCGTAATTCCCGAAGACGATTCCCAAAAAACAGTGGAGAAGCAGAAGGAAACCGTAAAGGTTTTCAAATCCGAAACGGGCGACTTCGTTGAAAGAAGAACGGGTTCCAGGGTTATCAGAAGAAGAAAGAAGGTTGTAAAACCGGAGCCCGAGGAGGTAAAAGAGGCCGCCCCGGTCGCCGCAGAAGCTGCGGAGGCTCCCCCGGATCTCGAAATTCCCGCCCCGCCCGAGTCCGTGGAGGCAGAGGTGGTCGAAGTTCCGAGCGCCGAGAGCGAAGCGGCACCCGAAGAGGCGCTGGAAGTCGCACCGCCGCCCGAAGCCGGGGTCGAGGTTCCGCAGGAAGACGATATTGAGCTTAAGCCCGAACCGTCCCCCGAACCCGAAAAAATCGTCGAGGAAACAGATGAGCGGGAAGCGCCAAAGCAGCCGAAGAAGAAAGCAAGAAAAACCAAGGTCCTAAAAGAGGAGATACACGATGAAGAGACCCTCGAGCAGCTTAAAAGGGCGTTTCGGACCAAGGTTCCGAGCAGAAAAGAATACGTAATACAGAACAAGAAACCCAAGCTTAGGCAGAATTTTGACGGAGCCGGAAAAAACAGGGGGGCTTACCCGGCCGACGGCCAGGACGCGCGAGTTCTTCCCGTTTCCCCTGTCCATACTTCGAAGAGGAACATAAAGGTCGGCGAAACGATAGTGGTTTCCGATCTTGCGAAGCTGATGAGCGTGAAGGCGTCGGAAGTCGTTAAGAAGCTCATGACCATGGGTACGGGTGCCACGATCAACCAGTCGATTGACAGCGATACAGCTGAACTTGTCGCCGATGAATTTGGCTTTAACGTGACCGTTGAGAGATTTGTCGAGGAGGACCTGCTTTTTGATCAAGACGAATCGCAGGACACAGAGAAAATGCCGCGTCCGCCGGTGGTTACGGTCATGGGGCATGTTGACCACGGCAAGACTACCCTTCTTGACTCTATAAGGGAAACCGATGTTGTCGCGGGAGAGGCCGGCGGAATAACGCAGCACATAGGCGCCTACGCGGTGAAGATAAAAGATTCAACCATAGCCTTCGTGGATACGCCGGGCCACGAGGCGTTTACTTCAATGCGAGCTCGCGGCGCAAGCATAACGGATATAGTCATTCTGGTCGTGGCGGCGGATGACGGAGTAATGCCCCAGACGGTTGAAGCTGTAAACCATGCTAAGGCGGCCGGAGTTCCGATCATAGTGGCCATAAACAAAGTAGACAAGGAAGGCGCGGATATTGAAAAAATCAGGAGGGAACTTTCCGAAATAGGTCTCATATCGGAACAGTGGGGAGGAGACACGCTTTTTGCTGAGGTCTCCGCGAAAAAGAAAAAGGGTATAAGCGAACTCCTTGAACTGGTGCTGCTCCAAGCCGACATACTTGAACTCAAGGCGTCGCCCGATAAAAAGGCAAACGGCGTGGTGGTAGAGGCTGAACTTGACAAGGGCAGGGGAGCCGTCTCCACGGTTATCGTGAAGGAAGGGACTCTTCGGGTCGGAGATTGCGTCGTATCGGGAGTTCACAGCGGAAAAATAAGAGCTCTCACCGACGACAAGGGCAAAACGGTAAAAAGCGTCGGCCCTTCGCTGCCGGTCAAGATAATGGGTCTTTCGGGAGTTGCCGAAGCCGGGGAAAAATTCCACGTAGTAAAGGATGAAAAGACCGCCAGGGAGATAACCTCTCACCGCCAGAGCAAGATCAGGTCCCGCAAGGTGATTGCCACTCCGAAACTTTCGCTTGAGGATCTTTTCAATTCCATTGAGAACGAAGAAGCCAAGGAACTTTCACTCATAATAAAGGCGGATACCCAGGGATCGGTCGAGGCGCTCAGGGACTCCGTTGAGAAACTCTCGACCGAGAAGTGCAGGGTTAAGATCGTTCACTCCGGAGCGGGAGGGATAAACGAAACAGACGTGGTTCTGGCAAGCGCGTCAAACGCGGTGGTGATAGGGTTTAACGTCCGCCCGGATGCGAATGCGCTTAGGATTTCTGAGAAAGAAGGAGTTTCCCTTGAGCTTCATTCCATAATTTACGATGTTGTGAACCGGATAAAAAGCGCGATGGAGGGACTTCTCGAGCCCTTGCAGAAGGAAGTCGTGGTTGCCCATATGGATGTCAAGGAGCTTTTCCACGTGTCGAGGGTGGGAACTATCGCCGGATGCATGGTTTCTGACGGAAAGGTAAGCAGGGACAACAGCATCAGGGTGGTTCGGGATGGTACGATCGTTTTTGACGGCAAGGTAAGTTCTCTTAGACGTTTCAAGGAAGACGTGAAAGAGGTTCTCTCTGGATACGAATGCGGTATAACGATAGAGAATTTCAACGACGTGAAGCAAGGTGATGTCTTTGAACTCTATAAGCTCGAGGAGATAAAACAGGAGCTTTGA
- a CDS encoding DUF503 domain-containing protein: MVVGIARFELYMSGNRSLKDKRRLIKSLVERARSKFPSLSMTEVDSLDLKDKATIGLGYVSNDASLVNSVLDKVISYIESTGNFRMGEKEIEILHF, from the coding sequence ATGGTTGTGGGCATAGCGAGATTTGAACTCTACATGTCGGGCAACAGGTCTTTGAAAGATAAAAGGCGCCTGATCAAAAGCCTTGTGGAAAGAGCAAGGTCAAAATTCCCGAGCCTATCCATGACTGAAGTTGATTCCCTGGACCTAAAAGACAAGGCTACTATAGGGCTTGGATACGTTTCCAACGATGCCTCTCTGGTAAATTCTGTTCTGGACAAAGTGATTTCCTATATTGAAAGCACGGGAAATTTCCGCATGGGGGAGAAAGAGATAGAGATCCTCCATTTCTAG
- the rbfA gene encoding 30S ribosome-binding factor RbfA, producing MAHSYKRSARISDLLIKEISEMLVRGKIKDPRVSSVSITAVRVTDDMGYAKVFFTSFDEHSDTQEMLEGLKNATGYIRSALLKKLRIKKIPNIEFEYDALVEKRARIDELIRGVSDE from the coding sequence ATGGCTCACAGCTACAAAAGATCTGCGCGGATATCCGATCTTCTCATAAAAGAAATATCCGAGATGCTGGTGCGCGGAAAGATCAAGGATCCGAGGGTGTCGTCAGTGAGTATAACGGCTGTGAGAGTTACAGACGACATGGGTTACGCGAAGGTTTTTTTCACGTCTTTTGACGAACACTCAGATACCCAAGAGATGCTCGAAGGGCTAAAAAACGCCACCGGCTACATAAGAAGTGCCCTCTTAAAAAAACTGAGGATAAAAAAAATCCCGAACATAGAATTCGAGTATGACGCTCTTGTGGAAAAACGGGCGAGGATTGACGAACTGATAAGGGGTGTGTCGGATGAGTAA
- a CDS encoding bifunctional oligoribonuclease/PAP phosphatase NrnA has protein sequence MSNLDNILNLIGANQRFLVVSHENPDCDALGSTIAMALVLRELGKDVIMYNKDGVPDHLRFLPGCSGLTDSLDHVTDDVEVVMLLDCADISRPGREFENLISNNDFTLAFVDHHASNGANSEYCLIDEKASSTGVILYRMIKRIGIFISPEVAECLFSTIVGDTGSFRYSNTCSETFTIAAELVDHGADPEKISRLIYDNEPLRKVMLRTLAMNTLEVAGKIAFLHVSSEMFEQTGTEKEHTEGIVSMARSIEGIEVAVFLRQESALDWKVSLRSKEYVDVARIAGRYGGGGHRRAAGCVISAPLDTVKRRLLSSIEKAM, from the coding sequence ATGAGTAACCTGGACAATATCCTTAATCTTATAGGGGCAAACCAGAGATTTCTCGTCGTTTCCCACGAGAATCCGGATTGCGACGCTCTGGGTTCAACCATAGCTATGGCGCTTGTTCTTCGCGAGCTGGGGAAGGATGTGATTATGTACAACAAAGACGGGGTTCCTGATCACCTGCGGTTTCTTCCCGGGTGCTCAGGCCTCACCGATTCTCTTGATCACGTTACGGATGACGTGGAAGTGGTAATGCTTCTTGACTGCGCTGATATCTCTCGACCTGGAAGAGAATTTGAGAATTTAATCTCGAACAACGATTTTACGCTCGCATTTGTTGACCACCATGCGAGCAACGGCGCGAACTCTGAGTACTGCCTTATAGATGAAAAAGCATCTTCTACGGGAGTTATTCTCTACAGAATGATAAAGCGGATCGGGATTTTCATAAGCCCGGAGGTTGCGGAGTGTCTTTTCTCCACGATAGTCGGCGATACGGGTTCTTTCCGGTATTCGAACACCTGTTCTGAGACATTCACAATCGCCGCTGAACTGGTCGACCACGGAGCCGACCCGGAGAAGATCTCAAGACTCATCTATGATAATGAACCTCTCAGAAAGGTTATGCTGAGAACCTTGGCAATGAACACCCTCGAGGTAGCCGGGAAAATCGCTTTTCTGCACGTGTCAAGCGAAATGTTCGAACAGACCGGCACCGAAAAAGAGCATACCGAAGGTATTGTGAGCATGGCGAGGTCGATTGAAGGGATTGAAGTCGCGGTTTTCCTGAGACAGGAATCCGCTCTAGATTGGAAAGTGAGCCTACGCTCCAAGGAGTACGTGGACGTGGCGCGGATTGCCGGGCGCTACGGCGGGGGAGGACACCGCAGGGCCGCAGGCTGCGTGATTTCCGCTCCGCTTGATACCGTAAAGCGAAGGCTTCTCAGTTCGATCGAGAAAGCGATGTGA
- the truB gene encoding tRNA pseudouridine(55) synthase TruB, whose amino-acid sequence MDGVMILDKPRGCTSAQALNRVKKAVGAKKAGHTGTLDPFATGVLPVCFDQATKAIPYLRDDIKEYEAEMTLGVSTDTMDDTGTVTGRVSAEHIGRDEVREVIEGFSGEIMQVPPMYSAAKVSGTKLYALARAGKEIEREPKRVRIEEIRLLHFSYPKATFYVRCSRGTYVRVIASDAGGKLGCGAHLSELRRLRSGPFALSDANSIEDVESGNYNILPLDEVLAGYPRVYLEGGLCESVRNGIPLSREALSGVELPEFKNRDIITVFCRKTILSICEAKTDSDEFEYMGDKDIVFRHLRVFN is encoded by the coding sequence ATGGACGGAGTCATGATTCTCGATAAACCCAGGGGCTGTACATCCGCCCAGGCGCTTAACAGGGTAAAAAAAGCCGTGGGAGCGAAAAAGGCGGGTCATACGGGAACCCTGGACCCGTTTGCGACTGGAGTTCTGCCCGTGTGCTTTGACCAGGCGACAAAAGCTATTCCTTACCTCAGAGACGATATAAAGGAATACGAGGCCGAGATGACTTTAGGCGTATCAACCGATACCATGGACGACACCGGCACGGTCACCGGGCGGGTGAGCGCGGAACATATCGGCAGGGATGAGGTGCGGGAGGTTATAGAAGGGTTTTCGGGAGAGATAATGCAGGTTCCCCCTATGTATTCAGCCGCGAAGGTTTCGGGTACGAAGCTCTACGCCCTCGCGAGAGCTGGAAAGGAGATTGAAAGGGAACCGAAGAGGGTTAGGATAGAGGAAATAAGGCTTCTTCACTTCTCTTACCCGAAAGCGACTTTTTACGTTAGGTGTTCCCGGGGAACCTACGTAAGGGTGATTGCCTCGGATGCCGGGGGGAAACTGGGCTGCGGGGCCCATCTTTCCGAACTCAGGAGGCTTAGAAGCGGTCCCTTTGCGCTAAGCGATGCAAACAGTATTGAGGATGTGGAGTCCGGAAACTACAATATTCTTCCGTTGGATGAGGTCCTGGCGGGCTATCCGAGGGTTTATCTGGAAGGGGGTCTGTGCGAGAGTGTGCGTAACGGAATCCCTCTTTCCCGAGAAGCCCTTTCGGGCGTGGAATTGCCCGAATTTAAAAATAGGGATATAATCACCGTGTTTTGCCGGAAGACGATTCTTTCCATCTGTGAGGCGAAAACTGATTCCGATGAATTTGAGTATATGGGAGATAAGGATATAGTGTTTCGGCATTTAAGAGTGTTTAACTGA
- the rpsO gene encoding 30S ribosomal protein S15 encodes MSLQKEDKVRIISEFQKHENDVGSAEVQIGILNGKIQELSEHVKRAPKDNHSRKGLVSMVAKRRKLLNYVKRVRPEEYGKLIETLGLRR; translated from the coding sequence ATGTCTTTGCAAAAGGAAGATAAGGTGCGAATCATAAGCGAGTTTCAGAAGCATGAGAACGACGTGGGTTCGGCCGAGGTTCAGATAGGGATTCTGAACGGAAAGATACAGGAACTGTCGGAGCATGTGAAAAGGGCGCCCAAGGACAACCATTCAAGAAAAGGACTGGTTTCAATGGTCGCCAAGAGAAGAAAGCTGCTCAATTACGTAAAGAGGGTAAGACCGGAAGAGTACGGTAAGCTGATTGAGACCCTTGGGCTAAGAAGATAA
- the pnp gene encoding polyribonucleotide nucleotidyltransferase, with protein sequence MEAELFGAKLRLETGRLAKQANGAVLASCGGTTVLATVVASEEKIEDDFLPLTVNYQEKSFAAGKIPGGYFKREGRPSEKEILTSRLIDRPVRPLIPKGFSYSTQVIVTVISADGRNATDVLSVIASSAALMVSDVPFAGPIAALTVGKVDGELVINPSPEQLETSTMEITVAGTEEAIVMVEGGAKEVSEAEVVEALMVAHGGIKEIVSFENRFVEGIGKEKREVPAVETDEALESEVRSSALPSLEQGIVADSKDGRKKLINQAYEETVKKLVEERPEDKSKIDKSFEELIKDSVRSKIVEGTRPDGRDYTTVRPIWGEVGLLERTHGSALFTRGETQAIVVTTLGSSYDEQRIDALEGDQTRSFMLHYNFPPYSVGETSFRLGPGRREIGHGALAARAIEPVLPDKEDFPYTIRIVSEILESNGSSSMATVCGSSMSLMDAGVPISAPVAGIAMGLIKEGDNFVVLSDILGDEDHLGDMDFKVAGTQGGITALQMDIKITGINEDVLTTALAQAKDGRMHILGKMEEVISGPKEELSEYAPRILTIQVKPDKVKVVIGSGGKTIKQIVEDTGAQIDIQDDGLVKIFSPDYEACKKAENYIKRIVEDVVAGKLYVGVVKRILDFGAIVELGPGKDGLLHISELENRRVEKVTDILNEKDEVLVKCLAVERDGRVRLSRKAVLDQNIEDYRVSD encoded by the coding sequence ATGGAAGCGGAGCTGTTCGGAGCTAAGCTGCGCCTTGAAACAGGAAGGCTTGCCAAACAGGCAAACGGAGCGGTGCTCGCTTCCTGCGGAGGAACTACCGTGCTTGCCACGGTCGTTGCCTCGGAAGAAAAAATAGAAGATGATTTCCTGCCGCTTACGGTTAACTATCAGGAAAAATCATTCGCGGCCGGGAAAATTCCCGGAGGTTATTTTAAGAGGGAAGGACGTCCCAGCGAAAAGGAAATCCTTACGTCAAGGCTTATTGACAGGCCGGTAAGGCCGCTTATACCCAAGGGCTTTTCTTATTCCACCCAGGTTATAGTTACGGTTATTTCCGCTGACGGCAGAAACGCTACGGACGTTCTGTCGGTGATAGCGTCTTCAGCTGCGCTTATGGTATCGGATGTTCCGTTTGCCGGGCCCATAGCGGCTCTTACCGTCGGAAAAGTAGACGGCGAGCTTGTTATAAACCCCTCTCCCGAGCAGCTTGAAACCAGCACTATGGAAATAACCGTCGCGGGCACAGAAGAGGCCATCGTGATGGTCGAGGGCGGCGCGAAGGAAGTAAGCGAGGCCGAGGTGGTGGAAGCTCTCATGGTTGCCCACGGGGGGATTAAGGAAATCGTTTCTTTCGAGAACCGTTTCGTTGAAGGAATCGGGAAGGAAAAAAGAGAAGTCCCCGCCGTCGAAACGGACGAAGCGCTTGAAAGCGAGGTTCGTTCATCCGCGCTCCCTTCTCTTGAGCAGGGGATAGTGGCTGATTCAAAGGACGGCAGAAAGAAACTTATAAACCAAGCTTATGAAGAAACGGTAAAAAAACTGGTTGAGGAACGCCCGGAAGACAAATCCAAGATTGACAAGTCGTTTGAGGAGTTGATCAAAGATTCCGTGAGAAGCAAGATAGTGGAGGGTACAAGACCCGACGGAAGGGACTACACGACGGTAAGGCCCATATGGGGTGAAGTGGGTCTTCTTGAGAGAACCCACGGTTCAGCGCTCTTTACCCGCGGGGAAACCCAGGCCATAGTCGTCACGACCCTGGGAAGTTCATACGACGAGCAGAGAATAGACGCGCTTGAAGGCGACCAGACAAGAAGTTTCATGCTGCATTACAACTTTCCTCCCTACTCCGTCGGAGAGACGAGCTTCCGGCTGGGTCCCGGCAGAAGAGAAATAGGGCACGGCGCGCTTGCCGCCCGGGCGATAGAACCCGTGTTGCCGGATAAAGAAGACTTTCCCTACACTATCAGGATCGTTTCCGAAATACTTGAATCAAACGGTTCCTCCTCAATGGCGACTGTGTGCGGTTCCTCGATGTCTCTTATGGACGCGGGCGTGCCTATAAGTGCCCCCGTGGCCGGCATAGCTATGGGACTTATAAAGGAAGGGGACAATTTCGTCGTTCTCTCTGATATTCTTGGTGATGAGGACCACCTTGGGGACATGGATTTCAAGGTGGCTGGCACCCAGGGCGGTATTACCGCCTTGCAGATGGATATTAAAATAACCGGCATAAACGAAGATGTTCTCACAACCGCACTTGCTCAGGCAAAAGATGGCAGAATGCATATCCTCGGGAAGATGGAAGAGGTAATTAGCGGACCCAAAGAAGAGCTTTCCGAATACGCTCCGAGAATCCTTACGATCCAGGTAAAGCCGGATAAGGTCAAGGTTGTTATAGGCTCCGGCGGCAAGACTATAAAGCAGATAGTCGAGGACACGGGAGCGCAGATAGATATACAGGATGACGGTCTGGTCAAGATTTTCTCCCCCGATTATGAAGCCTGCAAGAAAGCTGAGAATTATATAAAAAGAATCGTTGAGGATGTCGTTGCCGGCAAGCTCTATGTCGGCGTGGTTAAGCGTATCCTGGATTTCGGAGCGATAGTTGAGCTGGGTCCTGGAAAAGACGGGCTTCTGCACATTTCCGAACTTGAAAACCGCAGGGTCGAAAAGGTAACCGATATCCTGAACGAAAAGGATGAGGTTCTAGTAAAGTGCCTCGCGGTTGAGCGTGACGGAAGGGTGAGGCTCAGCAGAAAGGCCGTGCTTGACCAGAACATAGAAGATTACAGAGTTTCCGACTAA
- the miaA gene encoding tRNA (adenosine(37)-N6)-dimethylallyltransferase MiaA, whose amino-acid sequence MSLSREKPKLIVVLGPTASGKTEIALEIAGRTGACIISADSVQVYRHFDIGSAKPTEEQRREIPHFLIDIVDPDEGFNAGTYMRLALDRISRLVADGKKIVVVGGTFLYVKALLYGLLEGVEIDREFRDSLARERDAKGVVSLYKRLESIDPVSAGRINPNDYVRIERALEVYHATGERMSDHQRRHGFAEQRFNALKIGLLGEREQLRRTIDERVDAMIGRGWVEEVEAIRVRGYGPDLKPMKSIGYKRINEFLDGQLDLKTAVEKIKTDTKRFSKRQSTWLRADDSIKWFDPADGKRPILEACSEFLG is encoded by the coding sequence TTGAGTCTTTCTCGGGAAAAACCGAAGCTGATAGTTGTCTTAGGACCTACAGCTTCGGGCAAAACCGAAATTGCACTGGAAATAGCCGGCAGAACCGGCGCTTGCATAATAAGCGCCGATTCCGTTCAGGTCTACAGGCATTTCGATATAGGCAGTGCCAAACCCACCGAAGAGCAAAGACGGGAAATTCCCCATTTCCTTATAGATATTGTAGACCCCGACGAGGGTTTTAACGCCGGCACTTACATGAGGCTTGCCCTTGATCGCATCAGTAGGCTTGTCGCGGACGGCAAGAAAATAGTTGTGGTCGGGGGAACTTTTCTTTACGTAAAGGCCCTTCTTTACGGGCTTCTTGAAGGCGTTGAGATTGATCGGGAATTCAGAGATAGCCTCGCGCGGGAGAGGGATGCGAAGGGAGTCGTGTCCCTTTACAAAAGACTTGAATCCATAGACCCGGTGTCCGCCGGGCGGATAAATCCGAATGATTACGTAAGAATTGAGAGGGCGCTGGAGGTCTATCATGCAACTGGGGAGAGAATGTCGGATCACCAGCGGCGCCACGGTTTTGCGGAACAAAGGTTTAATGCGCTTAAGATAGGTCTCCTCGGGGAGCGGGAGCAACTGCGCCGCACTATAGACGAAAGAGTCGATGCGATGATTGGCCGTGGCTGGGTTGAAGAGGTCGAGGCCATAAGAGTTAGGGGATACGGACCTGACTTAAAACCTATGAAGTCTATAGGTTACAAGCGGATCAATGAATTCCTCGATGGTCAGCTTGATCTGAAGACGGCGGTTGAAAAAATAAAGACGGACACGAAAAGATTTTCCAAAAGACAGTCCACCTGGCTCCGCGCGGATGACAGCATAAAATGGTTTGATCCCGCAGATGGAAAGAGGCCCATACTTGAGGCATGCAGCGAGTTTCTCGGCTAA
- a CDS encoding cytochrome c-type biogenesis protein CcmH, with the protein MNSSLRKTLSMGLFLSLAFFIAFHVGADTLEDQIADIAGELMCPVCEGQSVAESNAQLARDMRAVIKTKLLEGNSREEIIDYFVASYGETILASPPPRGFSAILWLLPILSVLIGGAIILRTIYAYKVEEKK; encoded by the coding sequence ATGAACTCTTCTCTTCGTAAAACTCTAAGCATGGGACTTTTCTTGTCCCTAGCCTTTTTCATCGCCTTCCATGTGGGTGCAGACACGCTTGAAGACCAAATAGCCGACATCGCAGGAGAACTCATGTGCCCCGTGTGCGAGGGACAGAGCGTCGCGGAGTCAAACGCACAGCTTGCCCGGGACATGAGGGCTGTCATTAAAACAAAGCTTCTTGAAGGAAACTCGAGGGAAGAAATAATAGATTATTTTGTTGCCAGCTATGGAGAAACTATTCTCGCATCCCCTCCACCGAGGGGATTCAGCGCGATTTTATGGCTTTTGCCCATACTCTCTGTTCTCATCGGCGGAGCGATAATCCTGAGAACTATTTACGCATACAAAGTTGAGGAAAAGAAATAA